The Paracoccus sp. MC1862 genome includes a window with the following:
- a CDS encoding acyl-CoA dehydrogenase family protein, giving the protein MIDRPDQYQDIRDAVRALCAQFPDEYHRRIDDERAYPAEFVDALTEAGWMAALIPEEYGGSGLGLAEASVIMEEINRSGGNSGACHGQMYNMNTLVRHGSEEQRQKYLPKIASGELRLQSMAVTEPTTGTDTTQLKTTAVKKGDKYVINGQKVWISRVQHSDLMILLARTTPLSEVKKKSEGLSIFLVDVKEAVANGMVVNPIANMVNHETNELFFDNLEIPAENLIGEEGRGFKYILTGLNAERTLIAAECIGDGYWFIDRVTKYANERVVFGRPIGQNQGVQFPIAESFIEVEAANLMRWEACRLYDADQPCGAEANMAKYLAAKASWEAANACIQFHGGFGFANEYDVERKFRETRLYQVAPISTNMILGYIGQHVLGMPKSY; this is encoded by the coding sequence ATGATCGACCGGCCGGACCAGTATCAGGACATCCGCGACGCGGTGCGCGCCCTTTGCGCGCAGTTCCCCGATGAATACCACCGCCGCATCGACGACGAGCGCGCCTACCCTGCGGAATTCGTGGACGCGCTGACCGAGGCCGGCTGGATGGCCGCCCTGATCCCGGAAGAATACGGCGGCTCGGGCCTCGGCCTTGCCGAAGCCTCGGTCATCATGGAGGAGATCAACCGTTCGGGCGGCAACTCGGGCGCCTGCCACGGGCAGATGTACAACATGAACACCCTTGTCCGCCACGGGTCCGAGGAACAGCGCCAGAAATACCTGCCGAAGATCGCCAGCGGTGAATTGCGCCTGCAGTCCATGGCCGTGACCGAGCCGACCACCGGCACCGACACCACGCAACTCAAGACCACCGCCGTGAAGAAGGGCGACAAGTATGTCATCAACGGCCAGAAGGTCTGGATCAGCCGGGTCCAGCATTCCGACCTGATGATCCTGCTGGCGCGCACCACGCCCCTGTCCGAGGTGAAGAAGAAATCCGAAGGGCTGTCGATCTTCCTCGTCGACGTCAAGGAGGCGGTTGCCAATGGCATGGTCGTCAACCCCATCGCCAACATGGTCAACCACGAAACCAACGAGCTGTTCTTCGACAACCTCGAGATCCCGGCCGAAAACCTGATCGGCGAGGAAGGCCGCGGCTTCAAGTATATCCTGACCGGCCTGAACGCCGAACGCACCCTGATCGCCGCCGAATGCATCGGCGACGGCTACTGGTTCATCGACCGGGTGACGAAATACGCCAACGAGCGCGTCGTCTTCGGCCGCCCCATCGGCCAGAACCAGGGCGTCCAGTTCCCCATCGCCGAAAGCTTCATCGAGGTCGAGGCCGCGAACCTCATGCGCTGGGAAGCCTGCCGGCTTTACGACGCCGACCAGCCCTGCGGGGCCGAGGCGAACATGGCCAAATACCTCGCCGCGAAAGCAAGCTGGGAGGCCGCGAATGCCTGCATCCAGTTCCACGGCGGCTTCGGCTTCGCCAATGAATACGATGTTGAACGCAAGTTCCGGGAAACCCGGCTCTACCAGGTCGCCCCGATCTCGACCAACATGATCCTGG
- a CDS encoding patatin-like phospholipase family protein, whose protein sequence is MAERSSPDHWACLAGGNALGAFHLGAIQTLVEADIPVSRVAGASIGAVTAALWLGGPPETAAERIEAFWDRAQDNSVLGTLRGMRQMAALRALLGGQPLLFRPTLPGLWAAHPLAPDDDHLHSTVPMRRTLLDLIDFDHLNDGPVRLIVNALDQQTAEDVVFDSAHTRLTVDHLMASAALPLLFPPVEIDGRLLVAPGLSANLPVAALFRDRPERETICWALDLWPPQARRATSPDTLVRRGQDLMFAAQTRHALERLTLEAAPPLKDAGIPVAIHHLGYDGGDWEVGAKAFDYSPAALARRIHAGEEAMRQALAAAGPAPEPGLQVTRHDFRS, encoded by the coding sequence ATGGCCGAACGATCCAGCCCCGACCACTGGGCCTGCCTTGCCGGCGGCAATGCGCTGGGCGCCTTTCACCTTGGCGCCATCCAGACGCTGGTCGAGGCGGACATTCCCGTGTCCCGCGTCGCCGGCGCCTCGATCGGGGCGGTCACGGCGGCGCTGTGGCTGGGCGGCCCGCCCGAAACGGCGGCCGAGCGGATCGAGGCTTTCTGGGATCGCGCGCAGGACAACTCGGTTCTCGGCACCCTGCGGGGGATGCGGCAGATGGCGGCGCTGCGGGCGCTCTTAGGTGGCCAGCCGCTGCTGTTCCGCCCGACCCTGCCGGGGCTCTGGGCCGCCCATCCCCTTGCCCCCGACGACGACCACCTGCATTCCACGGTGCCCATGCGCCGGACGCTGCTGGACCTGATCGACTTCGATCACCTGAACGACGGCCCCGTGCGGCTGATCGTCAACGCGCTGGACCAGCAGACGGCCGAGGACGTGGTCTTCGACAGCGCCCATACCCGTCTGACGGTCGATCACCTGATGGCCAGCGCTGCCCTGCCCCTGCTGTTCCCGCCGGTCGAGATCGACGGCCGCCTGCTGGTCGCTCCGGGGCTGTCGGCGAACCTGCCCGTCGCCGCGCTGTTCCGCGACCGGCCGGAACGCGAGACGATCTGCTGGGCGCTGGACCTCTGGCCGCCGCAGGCCCGCCGCGCCACGTCCCCCGACACCCTTGTCCGGCGCGGGCAGGACCTGATGTTCGCGGCGCAGACCCGGCACGCGCTGGAACGGCTGACGCTGGAGGCCGCGCCCCCGCTGAAGGACGCGGGCATCCCCGTGGCGATCCACCACCTCGGCTATGACGGCGGCGACTGGGAGGTCGGGGCCAAGGCCTTCGACTATTCGCCCGCAGCCCTTGCCCGCCGCATCCATGCCGGAGAGGAGGCGATGCGACAGGCGCTTGCCGCCGCCGGTCCCGCGCCCGAACCGGGCCTGCAGGTCACGCGCCACGACTTCCGCAGCTGA
- a CDS encoding DUF4142 domain-containing protein: MRTLVLSAVLALAGLAPAIAQEVPAGGAQGIIAQDFVNRAASGGVFEIRSSELALQRSQDDATRGFAETMIRDHTANNGDLLAMATNQGLLIPNELAEPHAGMMAVIKGAEEDAFDAAYAKGQVAAHEAAVALYGAYAENGDNDLLIGYARDSLPVLQQHLEQARNLTAQ, encoded by the coding sequence ATGAGAACGCTTGTCCTTTCCGCGGTCCTCGCGCTGGCGGGCCTTGCCCCCGCCATCGCGCAGGAGGTTCCTGCCGGCGGCGCGCAGGGGATCATCGCGCAGGATTTCGTCAACCGGGCCGCCAGCGGCGGGGTGTTCGAGATCCGGTCCAGCGAACTCGCCCTGCAGCGTTCGCAGGACGACGCCACCCGGGGTTTCGCCGAGACGATGATCCGCGACCACACGGCCAACAACGGCGATCTGCTGGCCATGGCGACGAACCAGGGGCTGCTGATCCCCAATGAACTCGCCGAGCCTCATGCGGGGATGATGGCGGTCATCAAGGGCGCGGAAGAAGACGCCTTCGATGCCGCCTATGCTAAGGGTCAGGTCGCCGCGCATGAGGCGGCGGTCGCGCTCTACGGCGCATACGCCGAGAACGGCGACAACGACCTGCTGATCGGCTATGCCCGCGACAGCCTGCCGGTGCTGCAGCAGCATCTCGAACAGGCCCGTAACCTGACGGCGCAATAG
- a CDS encoding ferritin-like domain-containing protein, translating to MSDEARSWLVTWLRDAHAMEEQAEAMLTAQAERIDNYPDLEQRIRQHIRETQGQAARLKECLEGMDEGTSMLKDTGAKLMATAQAVGGAFAGDEIMKGSLVSYTFEQMEIASYTALIAAAEHLGETKVAQVCQQNLQEEIAMAEWLSTHLPGTTRDFLDRAAAGDPTAKR from the coding sequence ATGTCCGACGAAGCACGAAGCTGGCTTGTGACCTGGCTGCGCGACGCCCATGCCATGGAAGAACAGGCCGAGGCCATGCTGACCGCGCAGGCCGAGCGGATCGACAACTATCCCGACCTGGAACAGCGCATCCGCCAGCATATCCGGGAAACCCAGGGGCAGGCCGCCCGCCTCAAGGAATGCCTCGAAGGCATGGACGAGGGCACCTCGATGCTGAAGGACACGGGCGCCAAGCTGATGGCGACCGCGCAGGCCGTGGGCGGCGCCTTCGCCGGCGACGAGATCATGAAGGGCTCGCTCGTCAGCTACACCTTCGAGCAGATGGAGATCGCCTCCTACACCGCGCTGATCGCCGCGGCCGAGCATCTGGGCGAGACAAAGGTGGCGCAGGTCTGCCAGCAGAACCTGCAGGAGGAAATCGCCATGGCCGAATGGCTGAGCACCCATCTGCCGGGCACCACCCGCGACTTCCTCGACCGCGCGGCGGCGGGCGATCCCACCGCCAAGCGGTGA
- a CDS encoding ferritin-like domain-containing protein encodes MATTKTLEDAFHAGLKDVLFAERASVRALKKAAKAAQNPELAEALQNHAGESENQIERLQQVFEILGKPARGKTCESIQGLSAELEDDLEEFKDSNAADAVLIAGAQAMEHYEIARYGTLRTWAEQLGLQDAAGLLNESLEEEKRADELLSRIAEQANREAEGESEGQGEE; translated from the coding sequence GTGGCGACCACCAAGACCCTTGAAGACGCTTTCCATGCCGGGCTGAAGGACGTGCTCTTTGCCGAGCGCGCCTCGGTCCGTGCGCTGAAAAAGGCAGCGAAGGCCGCGCAGAACCCTGAACTCGCCGAGGCGCTGCAGAACCACGCCGGGGAAAGCGAGAACCAGATCGAGCGGTTGCAGCAGGTGTTCGAGATCCTCGGCAAGCCCGCCCGCGGCAAGACCTGCGAAAGCATCCAGGGGCTGTCGGCCGAGCTTGAGGATGATCTGGAGGAGTTCAAGGACAGCAACGCCGCCGATGCCGTGCTGATCGCCGGCGCCCAGGCGATGGAGCATTACGAGATCGCCCGCTACGGCACCCTGCGGACCTGGGCCGAACAGCTCGGCCTGCAGGACGCCGCCGGGCTGCTGAACGAAAGCCTCGAGGAAGAAAAGCGCGCCGACGAACTGCTGAGCCGGATCGCCGAACAGGCCAACCGCGAAGCCGAGGGCGAGAGCGAGGGCCAAGGCGAGGAGTGA